In Quercus lobata isolate SW786 chromosome 12, ValleyOak3.0 Primary Assembly, whole genome shotgun sequence, a genomic segment contains:
- the LOC115970084 gene encoding protein FIP2-like, protein MSAPRRIPPPCWTDDETIALISSFNDKWLSRSGSRGSLSASEWEAVATDVTSKSSTQCRHKMEKLRKRYRSEKQKHNHHSFVSSWVLFPLLDDIEARSSSSFSSFPSPVPPKKKKIAQTNDNSDSVPGFGNGISIKTLSDRNSISQALTAKSFSKVGGSFNADREFYRKSRGGSGVESLVGQNLVAPQEIRSRSYSTVTDSCSSKPDFDENVGGFPVRTLGERNLVPPGFEQKNNPVKLGEKFSPEFKYKHKMDYAIDKRGGNSVNSRISPKNLNFEFKDRNVVRKKREVVGSFTAVVSAIKMLGEEYVKVETMKMEMAMEIEKMRMEMELKRNEVILESHKLAVEAFLNAMFDRKKKKVKVVSVDS, encoded by the coding sequence atGTCCGCCCCACGCAGGATCCCACCACCATGCTGGACCGACGACGAAACCATAGCTCTAATCTCATCCTTCAACGACAAGTGGCTCAGCCGCAGTGGCAGCCGCGGCAGCCTCAGCGCCTCCGAATGGGAAGCCGTGGCTACCGATGTCACTTCCAAATCCTCCACCCAGTGCCGCCACAAGATGGAGAAGCTCCGCAAACGCTACCGTTCCGAAAAGCAAAAGCACAATCATCACTCTTTCGTCTCTTCCTGGGTCCTCTTCCCTCTCTTGGACGATATAGAAGCTcgctcttcctcttctttttcttcttttccgtCTCCGGTGCCacccaagaagaagaaaattgcTCAGACTAATGATAATTCTGACTCTGTTCCTGGTTTTGGAAATGGGATTTCTATTAAAACCCTTTCTGATAGGAATTCGATTTCTCAGGCTTTGACGGCCAAAAGCTTTTCCAAAGTTGGTGGTAGTTTCAATGCTGATCGTGAATTTTACCGCAAATCGAGAGGTGGGTCTGGCGTAGAAAGCTTAGTTGGTCAAAATTTGGTGGCGCCTCAGGAGATTCGGTCGAGAAGCTATAGCACCGTTACGGATAGTTGTAGTTCTAAGCCTGATTTTGATGAAAATGTTGGTGGGTTTCCTGTGAGAACCTTGGGTGAAAGGAATTTGGTGCCCCCGGGGTTTGAGCAGAAGAATAATCCTGTTAAATTAGGTGAGAAGTTTAGTCCGGAGTTTAAATACAAGCATAAGATGGACTATGCCATTGACAAAAGAGGTGGGAATTCTGTGAATTCGAGAATTAGTccgaagaatttgaattttgaattcaaGGATAGGAATGTGGTTCGGAAGAAGAGGGAGGTGGTGGGTTCGTTTACGGCAGTGGTTTCGGCGATTAAGATGTTGGGGGAGGAGTATGTGAAGGTGGAGACGATGAAGATGGAAATGGCTATGGAGATTGAGAAAATGAGGATGGAGATGGAGTTGAAGCGCAATGAGGTGATACTCGAGTCACATAAACTTGCTGTGGAAGCCTTTCTGAATGCAATGTTTgataggaaaaagaagaaagtgaagGTGGTTTCAGTTGATTCTTAG